The genomic region TTCAACCAGCTTTCGCCCCAAGGGGGCGGGGAATTAAACCCGCAGAGATTAAAATCCCCATTTCCCGTCCAGATTAATGGCGAGTGCCTTGAAAATTTTGATTCATTTGTTGCTAAAAGATCATGCCTTGAATCTTTTGTAGATGCAATTCTAGTACTTAAACAACTCGGGCAAAACTTCATTACGGTTGACCAACACGCATTCGATACAACATACCTTCTGCCGTAATGCGCGAGTTCCGCTCGTTATTAATTTTTCTTAGTGCAGCCATTTTCTCTAACTTCGATCATAATTCATCACGGAGGATCAATCGTGGCATAGCAATTGTTTTATTGGTGAAGTCGGAATCTCGTTTATTTTTTATTTATGAACACGTTTCTCTAAAACGTCAAGTATTCCTTAAATTTTCATATATTTTTTTCGTTATTTACATGTTAAGCAAATATAAGATTATTTTTTTTAGTTCAACTTTATTTTTTTTCACGTTTGTGACATTTTTTCCTGGCACATCCTACCCCGGGTATATCTACCCCTTACTTGACCGCGTCAGTTTTTGATACTCTTTCCCTTGCCCCTTAACATAGTTCCTTATCGTGTGTTCATCGCCATGACGACCAACAGTACTCGCAAAATAGCCATCACTCCAAAACTCACCGTCCCAGAATTGTTTTTTGACATGAGGACACAAGCGAAATATCTCACTTGCTGTGATACTCTTAATCAGTGTTACCAGTTTTGTTACACTATATGAAGGAACACTTTGTACTAAAAAATGAACATGATCTTCATCTGTTCCAATCTCCAGAAATTTCAACTAATAACGCTTCTCCAGCTCAAGACACACGTCTTGCAGTGTCTTATCTGCAGCCTCATCGAACACAGCACGACGATATTTCGCTGGAAATACCAAGTGATAAAACAATGTTGTTACGTTATGTCGCTTATGTATATATTCGCTCACGCGAATATTTTACGCCCCAAGGGGCGAGGAATTAAACCCTGCAGAGATTAAGCTACTTAAAGATTTTAAGATGAAATTCACCCATAATTAATAACTGCATTACATGTATCTGAAACAATATTCAAGCATTGCGCCTGGGTGCACATCCTTCACACTCGTCGACAACCATTTATATAATGGTTGGTATTATGGAGGGAAGGGAAGTAAAAGTGTAAAAAAAAAACAGGAACATACCTGTTTACGCAAACTTGAGAACTCCTACATTTTGCCCCTGGCAAAGCCTCGGAGCCTCCTTTCAAGATTTGCTACTAGAGTTAGTTTAAAAGGTTTTTCAATTCTAAAGCAGTTTTTACGATTCCGACCTTCTAGATCAACAAAAGAAAAATAATAAAGCTCCTCAGTTCCTGCTTTCACAAAATTATTTCTTAAAGCTTTTTGCCAACAAAGATCAAAATCTTTATGTACCGTACTTTTTTCTTTTAATGGAATCGTTGAGTAGGGATAACAAGCTACAAATTGATCATTCCGAACTGCCCGAATTAATATTGCAACTTTCATATAGTCTTTCCAAACATGCGGTTAGTGTCTGTTGTCAATCTAAGAAATTCATTAACGGCATTGATTTCTCTCCTCTAAAGTTTATTTGTGGCAATCCACCCATAATTAATAGCCGCATTACAGGTATCCGGAACAATATTCACTCGTTGCGCTTGATGGCCGTAGCAGATGCAATTTGATTTGCTTGAAACGCACGCTGCAACCTGCGACCAGTCGACGGCGTCAGATAACATTGAGAGCGACTTGGTAATGAATGACCGGAATTACGCTTGAAGGCTGTATTTCGCCCTCCTGTGTTGATTTGTTGGTTTTTTCCTCTAATTTCTTGCATCGGATCAGCTAATCGGTCAGTAATGCGTCCATAAGTGATTATGGCCATAGCCGGAACTGCGAAAAAGAGGAAAATTGCTGCATAAACCATTTTGGGAATTGGGCGCTTTGGTTTTTCTACATGCAGGCTAGCCGAGTAATACAATTCGAACGCTTTCTTTTCCAGTTTGTACGGTTTCTTGACTGCATTCGCCCGGTTGGTTTTCAGTTTTGGGTTAGCGCAGTATTTCGACCATTCATATTGCGAGGCCTTTGCACGGTTACTACGCGGCACGATAATTGCGTTAAAAATTCGCGAAAAATGCTCATTTACCCCGTGTAAACTCCGCTTTTTCGCAAATTTTTGCCTTATTCTCGTACCGCTCATGACACCGTGCAAAGGTCTCATTGCTTGTTACCTGACCATTCCTGGCTTAAATGAATATGCCGATCAGCATTTTCGAGTACGAACGGATGCACGAATTTGGGCGATTGCGTGATTACCAGGAAATCAAGCCCGTGCTTTCTATGTTGGGAAAGATATTTGATGTACTCTGGAGGGTCTTTCAGATCGATGGCCGGCCACGGATAAGCGGCTTCATCGACAACTATAAGGCTTCTGAGGTATGCTGATTTTCAAGGAGTCCAAAGTTTCATAAAATGGAGACACGAAATGGAGGGTAATCCCCCCATTATTAACCGAAGTTAAAAGTAGAGGTTAATGCGCTAACTGAGCGAGCTTTTGTTTTGGTGTTATTCCTCCAATGGCCGTATTAGGCCGTTCATGATTATAGGTCCACAACCATTTTGTTGCATAGTCCTGAACTTCGGCGATTGACTCAAAGCAGTGCTGGCTTAACCAGTCATAACGTACGGTTCTGTTGTAACGTTCAATGTAGGCGTTTTGCTGAGGTTTGCCGGGCTGTATGAATTCCAGCTGTATGCCGTTCTTTGCCGCCCAGGCAGAGAGTAAGCCGCTGATGTACTCAGGGCCGTTGTCACAGCGAATCCGCTTTGGCTTGCCGCGCCATTCGATCAGGCGATCCAGCGTGCGTATGACGCGCCCTGCAGGTAAGGAGAAATCCACCTCTATTCCCAATCCTTCACGATTGCAGTCGTCCAGTATATTGAGTAACCGAAAGCTGCGGCCATCTTCCAATTGGTCATACATGAAATCCATTGACCAGGTTTCATTGATGGTTAACGGTACCGCCAGCACTTCCGGCTTGTCACGTTTGAGCCGCTTTCTCGGCTTGATCCGCATGTTCAGTTCCAACTCCCGGTAAATACGATAAACACGCTTGTGGTTCCAGAAAAAACCTTTTACATTGCGTAAGTACAGAAAGCATAAACCAAACCCCCAGTTTCGCTGATTGTGCGTCAACCGCAGCAGCCAATCGGCAATGATACGGTTATCAGCATTGAGCCTGGCTTGATAACGGTAACATGTTTCGCTGATATCATAGATCTCACACGCCAGGCGGATACTGATCCTTTTTTGCTTAACAACCTGTTTAGCCATGTCGCGCCGCTGCCAGGGCGCTACCACTTTTTTTCGAGGGCTTCCTTACGTAGCTCGGATTTTAACCGTTCCTCAGCATACATCTTTTTCAACCAGCGATTCTCTTCTTCAAGTTCCTTGAGTCGGGCTATCATTGATGCATCCATACCGCCGTATTTGCTGCGCCATTTGTAAAATGTCGCATTACTCATACCGTGTTCACGGCACAATTCAGGCACCGGCACTCCTCCCTCGGCCTGTTTGAGTATCGCCATGATCTGGCTGTCACTGAATTTCGATTTCTTCATTGCAGAATCTCCTGTCTATATAAATTACAAGAAAATTCTACTTCTGACTCCTGTTATTTTCTGGGGGGATTACCACTGAACTTGAGTTAGAGCTATCCAGAGTTAAACGCGAATTAGCAGAAGCGAAGATAGAGCGTGATTTTATAAAAAAGTGTGCGACGTATTTCGCCAAGGAGTCACGGTGAGATACGGTCTGATTGAGTCGATGCGGCAAAGCTATTCGGTTGGGCTCATGTGTCGAGTATTGAATTGAATGTTTCCGAGAGCGGCTTTCATGCTCAAAGAACGCGCCCGCTTACGTTTACAGTCGCTTCCTTTAGTATTTCCCTCTCCACCCTGAGCTGCTTGATTTGCGTCTTCAACCGCCGAATTTCTTCCTGCTCCGGGGTCAGTTTCCCATTACCCCGGAATGACTGATCAGCTTCATCCGTCTGGTATTCCCTGATCCATCTCCTCAGCATATTGGCACTGATTTCCAGGCTTCGAGATACTTCCTTCCGATGTCGTATCGGCCCTGACAATACCAGACTGACTGCATCTAATTTGTATTCCTTTGTGTATTGCTTTCTTGCTGTCATTTTCTTCCTCCAATTAAGCTATTTTCTCTTAACTGGACTGTCCGGTTTCATTAAATCAGGTCAAAGTTATAACAACTTCTAAGTTGAAGGCTTGTCGGGTTTCTTTTATCGAAATTGAAGTCAATTCAAATTTGTAATGATGTGTTTTTGCTTTTAGGCTGAGAAAATGAACGATCTAATTTATATAGATAACGAAGAAATTAAAAAATTACCGGGAAAGAGTAAAATCAACATTGAAAAGCTTCCGTCTAAACCTAATGATTCTCAAAACTTACCTACAAATGCGGGTACACTGCGCTCCGTTTCCTCCTGATCAAATCTCAACCGCAACGGGTGCTCAATTTTAAACCGGTATCAGCCACCCTTGAACATATAAACAATATCCTTCAATGATACGAGAGGCGACGAGAAACAAATTAATATAATTTTATTTCAAAGTTAGATGCGAACAGATTTCCAATAATTGGATCTCCAATAGATATGATCAAGCCTTGATATTGTGACGCCTTTCTTTTGAGATGCATGCAAGAATTTATTTTTCTCTAAATAAATTCCTACGTGATTTGATGTTTTACCGGTTTTGAAGAACACCAAATCTCCAACCCTTAAATCATTCTGTCTAATTTCTTGTCCAATTTTTGCTTGCATCCACGTTGTTCTTGGTAAATTCATACCGAGTTTAGATTTAAACGTCAGATGCACAAAACCTGAACAATCAATTCCTTGTCGACTCAGTCCGCCATATTTATAGCGCACACCCTGCCATTCATCATAATGAGAATAGAGCACTTTTCTCATGTTATTTGGATCTAATAATGGCTTACTGACAGTAGGGCGATAATTTTGTTTGTAAATAGACCCTTCTTGAATTGATTCGCAACCAACCAAGAAACTTACGCCAATAAAAATTATAGATCGACCAACATATCTTTTCATTGATGAAGTACTTTCTACTTAAATCAGTTCTTAGTTCTCAATCAAAAACCAAGGAATAAAGGATCTAAATGCGGTTACTATGTGACCCTATGCTGGATAATTTTGATAGAACACACTTAGCCATATCTTTTAATGAAACAATCTCATTAACTCCCCCTGTTGCAATGGCTTCTTTGGGCATCCCAAAAACAACACAACTCGCCTCATCTTGAGCAAAGGTATATGCTCCTGCTTTGTGCATTTCCAACATTCCTGCAGCGCCATCTTTTCCCATACCCGTTAAAATCACACCAATAGCATTCTTTCCTGCGCAATTTGCTGCTGAACGAAATAGTACATCAACTGACGGCCTATGTCGACTCACTGGCTCTCCATGATTTAGTTCAGTTATATAATTCGCACCACTACGTTTGAGTAATAGATGCGAATGGCCTGGCGCGATAAAAGCATGACCCGGTAATATCCTTTCCCCCCCCTGAGCTTCAGTAACTGATATCTTACATATACTATCCATACGGTTAGCAAACGACTTGGTAAATCCTTCCGGCATATGCTGCGTTACAAGTATGCCCGGAGAATCAGGTGGCATGCGAATCAGAAATTCTTTAATCGCCTCCGTTCCACCGGTAGAAGCACCTATTATAATTAATTTTTCGGTTGATGAAATGCGATTTAACACAACCGGTAAAACGGCATCCGCAGTAGCACTTTTTGTAACCGGTATAGACATTTGCCGTTTAAGCCTAGCCGATTTGGCTATACGAATTTTATCTGCAATTTCGGTACCATATTCTTTCAATCCTGACACAATATCGATTTTAGGCTTAGACACAAAATCAATTGCACCTAACTCAAGTGCGCGAAAAGTTACGTCCGAACCTTTCTCGGTCAACGTTGAAACCATGACAACAGGCATAGGTCTCAATCGCATTAATTTCTCCAGAAAGTCAATTCCATCCATTTTAGGCATTTCAACATCCAATGTCAGCACATCAGGATTCATGGTTCGAATCATTTCACGTGCCGCCAAAGGGTCAGCTGCAACTCCAACGACTTCCATATCTGGTTGGCTATTAATAATTTCACTCAATAACTTACGAATAAGGGCCGAGTCATCAACGACCAAAACTGAAATTTTTTTCATATTATGAACTCAATGAAATACAAGAGTAGGTTCAATCAAGAAAATAACTCTATTTCTCCACCATTTTCGACTTTGCGTAAGCGTTGACTATAATCTTTTTCACGCTCAGAAATAGTCATGTTACGAGTATTCCGCAATTTCTTTACCATTACCTTACTATTTTTTGGGAAAAAATAGACTTTGCGCGGAAATATATCAACTAAATCTTGTGCTACCACTCTTATTCTTTCAGTTCGCAGAAACTTCAAAACAAAATCTGCATTCCTTTGGCCAACATTCGCAACCGTCAACCCATCCAGAACATTTCCGCCACCAAATACTTTAGCTTCAAGATTACACCTGCGGGCACCCAGTTTGAGCAACTGATTAATCAGTATTTCCATCGCATACGTGCCGTAGCGAGCTGAAGCATTCAAGGGGTTACCCATATCCGCACCACCATCTGGAAGCATAAAATGATTCATACCACCGATACCGCTATAACAGTCGCGTATGCAAGCTGCAACACAT from Nitrosomonas ureae harbors:
- a CDS encoding zonular occludens toxin domain-containing protein, translated to MVVDEAAYPWPAIDLKDPPEYIKYLSQHRKHGLDFLVITQSPKFVHPFVLENADRHIHLSQEWSGNKQ
- a CDS encoding IS3 family transposase (programmed frameshift), with product MKKSKFSDSQIMAILKQAEGGVPVPELCREHGMSNATFYKWRSKYGGMDASMIARLKELEEENRWLKKMYAEERLKSELRKEALEKKLVAPWQRRDMAKQVVKQKRISIRLACEIYDISETCYRYQARLNADNRIIADWLLRLTHNQRNWGFGLCFLYLRNVKGFFWNHKRVYRIYRELELNMRIKPRKRLKRDKPEVLAVPLTINETWSMDFMYDQLEDGRSFRLLNILDDCNREGLGIEVDFSLPAGRVIRTLDRLIEWRGKPKRIRCDNGPEYISGLLSAWAAKNGIQLEFIQPGKPQQNAYIERYNRTVRYDWLSQHCFESIAEVQDYATKWLWTYNHERPNTAIGGITPKQKLAQLAH
- a CDS encoding C40 family peptidase, which produces MKRYVGRSIIFIGVSFLVGCESIQEGSIYKQNYRPTVSKPLLDPNNMRKVLYSHYDEWQGVRYKYGGLSRQGIDCSGFVHLTFKSKLGMNLPRTTWMQAKIGQEIRQNDLRVGDLVFFKTGKTSNHVGIYLEKNKFLHASQKKGVTISRLDHIYWRSNYWKSVRI
- a CDS encoding protein-glutamate methylesterase/protein-glutamine glutaminase encodes the protein MKKISVLVVDDSALIRKLLSEIINSQPDMEVVGVAADPLAAREMIRTMNPDVLTLDVEMPKMDGIDFLEKLMRLRPMPVVMVSTLTEKGSDVTFRALELGAIDFVSKPKIDIVSGLKEYGTEIADKIRIAKSARLKRQMSIPVTKSATADAVLPVVLNRISSTEKLIIIGASTGGTEAIKEFLIRMPPDSPGILVTQHMPEGFTKSFANRMDSICKISVTEAQGGERILPGHAFIAPGHSHLLLKRSGANYITELNHGEPVSRHRPSVDVLFRSAANCAGKNAIGVILTGMGKDGAAGMLEMHKAGAYTFAQDEASCVVFGMPKEAIATGGVNEIVSLKDMAKCVLSKLSSIGSHSNRI
- the cheD gene encoding chemoreceptor glutamine deamidase CheD; its protein translation is MTEILDDQIASNLYFDKSFNHQAVKLLPGEYYVTDKDMLLVTVLGSCVAACIRDCYSGIGGMNHFMLPDGGADMGNPLNASARYGTYAMEILINQLLKLGARRCNLEAKVFGGGNVLDGLTVANVGQRNADFVLKFLRTERIRVVAQDLVDIFPRKVYFFPKNSKVMVKKLRNTRNMTISEREKDYSQRLRKVENGGEIELFS